The Nocardia vinacea genome contains the following window.
AATCTTGGCCGTATCATCTTCGATCACATACACAATGCGATGCTCGGTTGTGATGCGACGTGACCAGAACCCAGCGAGGTTCTGCCGCAATGGTTCCGGCTTACCTATGCCGTCGTAGCCGTTGCGGGTAATGTCCTCGATCAGTCTGTTGATTCGCCTCAGCGTTGCCTTGTCGTTGGCCTGCCACCAGAGGTAGTCGGCCCAGGCATCAGGCGTGAACAAGATCTTCACTCCGCGCCCTCGTCGTCGGTTTCGACGAGTTCATGGTGTTCGGTTTCGCCAGCCCGTAACTGCTCGATGGATCGCTCCAGATGACGCGCGTTGGCCGGTGATCCAAGCAGGTATGCGGTTTCCTTCAGCGACTGGTACTCACGCAGCGAAATCACGACTGCAGACTCGCGTCCCGCACGGGTGATGACGACCTCTTCCAGGTCTTCGGTAGCCGAATCCAGGACAGAAGCCAGATTGGCGCGAGCCTCGGTGATGGAGATAGGTCGCATAACGGTCCTCTCGAACGTCGTAGTTCCAATGTACTGCATCATGTACATAAAGGCTCGAGCTGCGCCCCTTACGCACGATCGACTGGTGGATGCCGCGGCGCCAGGGGCGGTGTTGCCGTCACGGGACGGATCCCGAGGGGGCAAGCTAGGGGTTCATCTCGTAGCTGCCAGCGTGGGCTCGGGCTTGGGCGAGTACCTGATCGAAACGGGAGCGCGAAAAAATCGGGCGGCGGACGAGGTCTAGCGCGCGGGTCTGCTGGGCTTTGGTCGCGGCGGGCTTGGTGTGCAGAGTCAGTGCGTTCTTGGAGAATTCGCGGACGAAGACGTCGAAGATCTGGTCGAGCACATCCGTTGTGGTGCCCTCGATTTCGGCCTGCTCCAGGATCAGCTGGGCATAGGGCACCGCAGTGAACAGTTCGCCCAAGGCGAAGAGGAAATCGACGTCGCGCTGTTGTGCCGCGGTCGGCGAGGCGGCGGCCAGCAGTGTCTGGAAGGCGAGGGCCTGCTCGAGGAAGAGCGCGACATTCGGCACGTGCGCGAACTTTTCGAAGACCGGTCGCCAGTCACGGAAGCGGATTCGGCCGAGACCGCTGCTCGGGCCCTGCCGGAACAGGAATTCGTCATCGGCGGCGTCGCGGCGCGTCGGCACGGGATCGTAACTGGCACCGGCCAATTCGGCGCGCAGTTTGGGTACCGCCGCACCCGCGCGCGGGGTGAGCTTTCGGCTCGACCAGCTCAGCGCACCGGAAACCGCCCGAACCGTCCCCTTCGGCGCGACACCCGCGCCGGGCAGGTAACGCAGCGCGGCCAATCCGGCATCGGCGGGATGGAACATGTAGTTGGCCATGAATTTCAGCGACAGCGCCATATTCACGTGCACCGTGCCTTCGAGCCGCGGCAGTCCGAAGAGCCCGAGCATCGCCATCGGGAAGTACATGTCGTTTTCGAAACCGCGGGCCGCGATCACATCCGCGAGATCCTCGGTGATCCGCTGCCCCTGCCGGGTCACGGTCATTTTCTCGATCGCATTGAACAGCAGGTAGCGGCGGTCGTTCGGGGATGCGGAACGCATGTAGTCGATGGCGCGCTCGCTGTAGAGCTTCATGCCGAGCAGCCGCGCGTAGGAATCGGTCAGCAGCGATTGCACCTGAGGGAACTCGGTTACCCGGTGCCCGAACAGGATTCGGTTCTCGGCGTGGGTAATCGCCTCATAGAAGGCGTGTTCACAGGCGCCGACCGCACCGAATCCGAGATTGAACTTGCCGACATTGACCGTATTCATCGCGGCGTGGAAAGCATCCTCGCCGCGATGCAGGATGTCCTCTTCTGCAACCGGATACTTCTCCAGATCGAAGGCCGCCACATACATTTGGCTGTCGACGACATTGCGGCGCAACTTATAGTTCTTGTGTTTGCTGTCCGCGACGAAGAACAGATAGCCCTCGTAATCCTCCTGCGTCGGCTTGCTTTCCAGCGCCTTCGCGCTGTCGATGATGGGTTTGTCGGCCCGGCGACCGAATACCGACACCATCCCCGCCAGATTTCCGTTGCCGATGTAATGCTTACTACCGGAAGCGGTGTAGCCGCCGCCACGCTTGGGCGTGAGCACCATATCGGTGGAGTAGACGTCCGCGCCGTGCTCCTTCTCGGAGAGTCCGAAGGCGAAGATCTCACCGGAATCCAGCAGCGCGGCGGCCTTCTGCTTGGCGGCCTTGTTCTCGCTCTGCCAGATCGGGCCGAGCCCCAGAATGGTGACCTGCCAGACGTACCAGTAGGACATGCCATAGAAGCCGAGGATCTTGCTCATCATCGCGATCCGGCCGGTATCCCAGCGCTTGTTCGGATCGCCATTGGCCTCGGCCGCCGGGGTGAGAAAGGTGGCGAAGACCCGCTCCCGCTTCACGAAATCGAGGAAGTCGGCGTACCAGATCCGCTCCCGATCGTCGTGCTTCAGCGCCGCCTTACCCCTGGCCTCGAACCACTCCACGGTGGCGCGCAGGAGCCTGCGGGTCTCCGCATCGAACTCGGCGAATTCGCAGGTCTTCGGGTTGAACAGGGTTTCGGTCATCGATGACTCCTCATTGATCCGGACATGCACCGGCCACTTCATTCGCGACTGTAGCATTATTGTTCGTCGATGTAGGAATTCGATCTTCAGCCCCGGTACCAGGGCGAATCCGGTGAGTAACGCTGATACCTTGGTGCCATGGGTAGCGAGACGGCGGTGCAGACACGGCAGCGGGCACAGCATTTGGGCCCGGAGCGTCGCCGCCCCCAAGTGCTCGATACCGCGCTGGCGATTGCGGTCGAGCACGGCGTCGCGGCGGTAACCATGGCCGCGATCGCCGAGCGGATGAATGTGACCCGGCCCGTGGTGTACGCCTGCTTCCCGGATCGCGTCGAGCTGATCGAGGCGCTCATCCAGCGCGAGGAGAGCTTCCTGGTCGGCGGAGTGCTCGAGGTGCTGCCGCCCCGCGATGTCGACGCGGGCGAGACCGTATTCGTCGACGGCTTCCGCGCCCTGCTGGAGAAGGCGGCCGAGCGACCGGATGCGTGGCGGCTGCTGCACGGCAATCCCGATCCGGCCGTTGCGGATTCGTTCGGGCGCGGTCGCCGGCTCGCCATCGAGCGCTGCACCACGTTGCTGCGACCGACGCTGCGCGCATGGGGTACCGAGGACGCCGAGCGCAAGTTGCCGGCGCTGATCGAGCTGTGGGTATCCGCGGGTGAGGGCGCGGTGCGCACGCTGCTGGCGGGCGAGGGCGATTGGGATCCGCAGAGCCTCGGGGCCTTTGTCGGGGCGGCGGTGTACCGCGCATTGCGTCACGCCTGACAATTGTTCAGCACTTCAACCCATCGCTAGGCGAAATGCCGCAGAAGACGGCAGCGGACCGACAAAATGTCCACCGTACCGGCACCTGCGGCACTACGATGGAAGCAAATCCAGCGGTCCAGCCGGAGGTGCGGTCATGGCGTTCTATCGGCAGATGGGAGCGGTGCCGCCCAAGCGGCACACCCAGCATCGTGACGACCAGGGACGGCTCTTTTACGAAGAGTTGATGGGTGAGGAGGGCTTCTCCGGCGATTCGTCGCTGCTGTACCACCGGGGCCTGCCGCCCGCCATTGTCGATTCGACGGTATGGGAGCTGCCGGACCAGACCCTCACTCCGAATCATCCACTGCGCCATCGACATCTGCGCCTACACAGTCTCTTCCCCGGCGATACCCCGGCCGGAACCGATCCGGTTACCGGCCGTCGACTGCTGCTCGGCAATGCGGATGTGCGGATCTCGTATGTGGTGGCCAAGGGTGCGTCACCGCTGTACCGCAATGCGATCGGCGACGAGTTGGTGTACGTGGAATCCGGTGCGGCCGTTGTCGAAACGGTCTTCGGCACGATCACCGCCCGGCAGGGCGACCAGGTGCTGATTCCACGCGCGACCACGCACCGCTGGCTACCGAGCGGCCCGGAACCGCTGCGCGCGTATGTGATCGAAGCATCCAGCCACATCACTCCGCCGAAGCGCTATCTCTCGAAATTCGGTCAGCTGCTGGAACATTCGCCGTACTGCGAGCGGGATCTGCACGGGCCAGGGGAACCGCTGGTCGCCACCGGAACCGATATCGAGGTGCTGGTGAAGCATCGTCCCGGCGGTCAGGTGGTCGGCACGCGCATGATCTATGCGACCCATCCGTTCGATGTGGTCGGCTGGGACGGCTGCCTGTATCCACTCACCTTCAATATCGCCGATTTCGAACCGCTCACCGGCCGGGTGCACCAGCCGCCGCCCGCCCATCAGGCATTCGAGGGAATCAATTTCGTGGTGTGCAATTTCGTACCACGCAAGGTCGACTACCACCCGCTATCGATTCCGGTGCCGTACTACCACTCCAATGTCGACAGCGACGAGATCATGTTCTACTGCGGCGGAAACTACGAGGCGCGCAGGGGTTCCGGCATCGGGCAGGGTTCGGTATCGGTACATCCCGGCGGTTATGCGCACGGTCCGCAGCCGGGCGCGTACGAGCGCAGTATCGGCATCGATTTCTTCGATGAACTCGCGGTCATGGTTGATACCTTCCGACCGCTCGAACTCGGCGAAGGCGCGCTGGCCTGCGAGGATCCCGGATATGCGTGGACCTGGTCCGGTCGCGGACCGCAATCCGACGGACACCGGCAACCGAATCAGCGCCCGCACGCGAATCAGCGCCGTGGGCCCGCATGAAGACCCGCATCGAGGTTCCCTACAACACCCTCTTCGGTCCGGACAATCTTCCCTATGGCGTCTTCGCGGCGGAGGGCCAGAACTTCCGGGTCGGTGTGAGACTCGGCGAGCAAGTCATCGATCTGGCTGCGGCACTGGAGGATCCGGTATTTGCCGAGCCGAGCCTCAATGCCTTCATGGCGGCGGGGCCACGTCGGTGGCAGGACGTGCGCAACCGGATCCGCGAGCTGATCGATGGCGAAATCCCCGGGGAGGCAGTGCATCTACTGCACGATGTGCGCACCAAACTGCCAGTAGAGATCGGTGACTATGTCGATTTCTACGCCAGCATCGACCATGCAACGAACCTCGGCAGGCTGTTTCGCCCCGATGCCGAACCGCTGCTGCCCAATTGGCGGCATCTGCCGGTCGGATATCA
Protein-coding sequences here:
- a CDS encoding homogentisate 1,2-dioxygenase — encoded protein: MAFYRQMGAVPPKRHTQHRDDQGRLFYEELMGEEGFSGDSSLLYHRGLPPAIVDSTVWELPDQTLTPNHPLRHRHLRLHSLFPGDTPAGTDPVTGRRLLLGNADVRISYVVAKGASPLYRNAIGDELVYVESGAAVVETVFGTITARQGDQVLIPRATTHRWLPSGPEPLRAYVIEASSHITPPKRYLSKFGQLLEHSPYCERDLHGPGEPLVATGTDIEVLVKHRPGGQVVGTRMIYATHPFDVVGWDGCLYPLTFNIADFEPLTGRVHQPPPAHQAFEGINFVVCNFVPRKVDYHPLSIPVPYYHSNVDSDEIMFYCGGNYEARRGSGIGQGSVSVHPGGYAHGPQPGAYERSIGIDFFDELAVMVDTFRPLELGEGALACEDPGYAWTWSGRGPQSDGHRQPNQRPHANQRRGPA
- a CDS encoding TetR/AcrR family transcriptional regulator, with the protein product MGSETAVQTRQRAQHLGPERRRPQVLDTALAIAVEHGVAAVTMAAIAERMNVTRPVVYACFPDRVELIEALIQREESFLVGGVLEVLPPRDVDAGETVFVDGFRALLEKAAERPDAWRLLHGNPDPAVADSFGRGRRLAIERCTTLLRPTLRAWGTEDAERKLPALIELWVSAGEGAVRTLLAGEGDWDPQSLGAFVGAAVYRALRHA
- a CDS encoding acyl-CoA dehydrogenase — its product is MTETLFNPKTCEFAEFDAETRRLLRATVEWFEARGKAALKHDDRERIWYADFLDFVKRERVFATFLTPAAEANGDPNKRWDTGRIAMMSKILGFYGMSYWYVWQVTILGLGPIWQSENKAAKQKAAALLDSGEIFAFGLSEKEHGADVYSTDMVLTPKRGGGYTASGSKHYIGNGNLAGMVSVFGRRADKPIIDSAKALESKPTQEDYEGYLFFVADSKHKNYKLRRNVVDSQMYVAAFDLEKYPVAEEDILHRGEDAFHAAMNTVNVGKFNLGFGAVGACEHAFYEAITHAENRILFGHRVTEFPQVQSLLTDSYARLLGMKLYSERAIDYMRSASPNDRRYLLFNAIEKMTVTRQGQRITEDLADVIAARGFENDMYFPMAMLGLFGLPRLEGTVHVNMALSLKFMANYMFHPADAGLAALRYLPGAGVAPKGTVRAVSGALSWSSRKLTPRAGAAVPKLRAELAGASYDPVPTRRDAADDEFLFRQGPSSGLGRIRFRDWRPVFEKFAHVPNVALFLEQALAFQTLLAAASPTAAQQRDVDFLFALGELFTAVPYAQLILEQAEIEGTTTDVLDQIFDVFVREFSKNALTLHTKPAATKAQQTRALDLVRRPIFSRSRFDQVLAQARAHAGSYEMNP
- a CDS encoding type II toxin-antitoxin system Phd/YefM family antitoxin gives rise to the protein MRPISITEARANLASVLDSATEDLEEVVITRAGRESAVVISLREYQSLKETAYLLGSPANARHLERSIEQLRAGETEHHELVETDDEGAE
- a CDS encoding Txe/YoeB family addiction module toxin; amino-acid sequence: MKILFTPDAWADYLWWQANDKATLRRINRLIEDITRNGYDGIGKPEPLRQNLAGFWSRRITTEHRIVYVIEDDTAKIVACRFHYE